Proteins encoded in a region of the Drosophila sechellia strain sech25 chromosome 2L, ASM438219v1, whole genome shotgun sequence genome:
- the LOC6613363 gene encoding basic proline-rich protein isoform X1, whose amino-acid sequence MSKWNYMVFVIFLSVPGNMESSFDGLRFGESYTPYHFPYIPDSYPTPPAPVPPPKQRPPPPPPPPPPPPPPTTTRPPPTTPTSTTTTTPIRSPPPTPPSAPPPPGPAPPGEWYPLPIYGNPPQFGDPPGTHLPSNSQTNSGYLPPPAICNPPYEPLNQIGHPPISQTPPNSGFVPLPAIWNPPYEPPNEDGHPTETQTPPNSGFVPAPSIWNPPYEPPNQDGHPPESQTPSNSGYVPPPAILNPPYGPPNQDGHPPESQTPSNSGFVPLPAICNAPNQIGHPPGSQMPPNSGIYPPSTGWIPPSGPINKGGHPPGSLSPPNSGFPPGSIPPLGSPNQIGYPPGSQKPPNSGIYPPSTDWTLPSGLPNQGGSPPGSMVPPISALPPGSIPPLRPPIQGGHPPGSQNPPNSGIYPPSTGWTLPSGLPNQGENPPGLQVPPKLGLPPGSMPPLGSPNQIGYPPGSLKPPNSGIYPPSTGWTLPSGLPNQGGNPPGSMVPPISVLPPGSIPPLRPPIQGGHPPGSQKPPNSGIYPPSTGWTLPSGLPNQGGNPPGSMVPPISILPPGSIPPLRPPIHGGHPPGSQKPPNSGIYPPSTGWTLPSGLPNQGGNPPGSMVPPISVLPPGSIPPLRPPIQGGHPPGSLKPPNSGIYPPSTGWTLPSGLPNQGENPPGSQVPPKLGLPPGSMPPLGSPNQIGYPPGSLKPPNSGMYPPSTGWTLPSGLPNQGGNPPGSMVPPISVLPPGSIPPLRPPIQGGHPPGSQKPPNSGIYPSSTGWNLPSGLPNQGGNQPGSMVPPISVLPPGSIPPLRPPIQGGHPPGSQKPPNSGIYPPSTGWNLPSGLPNQGGNQPGSMVPPISVLPPGSIPPLRPPIQGGHPPGSQKPPNSGIYPPSPGGILPSGPPNQGGNPPGSQVPPGSGLPPGSIPALGSPNQIVRPTGSQMPASSNLRPPQPSEPQKPINVPNQPDKNPPGGGNFNVNDISIDRAN is encoded by the exons ATGTCAAAATGGAATTATATGGTATTTGTGATTTTCCTCTCTGTGCCG GGGAATATGGAAAGCAGTTTCGATGGGCTACGTTTCGGGGAGTCATACACACCATATCATTTTCCCTATATTCCCGATAGCTATCCCACACCTCCGGCTCCTGTCCCTCCACCAAAACAACggccgccaccaccacctccacctccaccaccTCCACCACCTCCAACTACAACACGTCCACCACCTACAACACCCACATCAACTACAACAACTACACCAATTAGGTCACCTCCACCGACTCCACCCTCTGCTCCACCACCGCCTGGTCCAGCACCCCCTGGAGAATGGTATCCGCTCCCCATATATGGGAACCCACCACAATTTGGAGATCCGCCTGGAACGCACTTGCCATCCAATTCGCAGACCAATTCAGGATACCTCCCTCCCCCAGCGATCTGCAATCCGCCCTATGAGCCACTGAATCAAATTGGACATCCACCAATATCACAGACGCCACCCAATTCAGGATTCGTTCCTCTCCCAGCGATCTGGAATCCGCCTTATGAACCACCGAATGAAGATGGACATCCTACTGAAACACAGACGCCTCCTAATTCAGGATTCGTCCCTGCCCCATCGATCTGGAATCCGCCTTATGAACCACCGAATCAAGATGGACATCCACCTGAATCACAGACGCCCTCCAATTCAGGATACGTCCCTCCCCCAGCAATCTTGAATCCGCCATATGGACCACCGAATCAAGATGGACATCCACCTGAATCACAGACACCCTCCAATTCAGGATTCGTCCCTCTCCCAGCGATCTGCAATGCACCGAATCAAATTGGACATCCACCTGGATCACAGATGCCTCCTAATTCAGGAATATACCCGCCATCCACCGGCTGGATTCCGCCATCTGGGCCAATAAATAAAGGTGGACATCCACCAGGATCACTGTCGCCTCCTAATTCTGGATTCCCACCGGGATCTATTCCGCCTCTTGGATCACCGAATCAAATTGGATATCCACCAGGATCACAGAAGCCTCCTAATTCCGGTATATATCCCCCATCAACGGACTGGACTTTGCCATCTGGGCTACCAAATCAAGGTGGAAGTCCACCAGGATCAATGGTGCCTCCAATTTCTGCATTGCCACCGGGCTCTATTCCGCCTCTTCGACCACCAATTCAAGGTGGACATCCACCAGGATCACAGAACCCTCCTAATTCCGGTATATACCCCCCATCCACGGGCTGGACTTTGCCATCTGGGCTACCAAATCAAGGTGAAAATCCACCAGGCTTACAGGTGCCACCTAAGTTGGGATTGCCACCAGGATCTATGCCGCCTCTTGGATCACCGAATCAAATTGGATATCCACCAGGATCACTGAAGCCTCCTAATTCCGGTATATATCCCCCATCAACGGGCTGGACTTTGCCATCTGGTCTACCAAATCAAGGTGGAAATCCACCAGGATCAATGGTGCCTCCAATTTCTGTATTGCCACCGGGCTCTATTCCGCCTCTTCGACCACCAATTCAAGGTGGACATCCACCAGGATCACAGAAGCCTCCTAATTCCGGTATATACCCCCCATCCACGGGCTGGACTTTGCCATCTGGGCTACCAAATCAAGGTGGAAATCCACCAGGATCAATGGTGCCTCCAATTTCTATATTGCCACCGGGCTCTATTCCGCCTCTTCGACCACCAATTCACGGTGGACATCCACCAGGATCACAGAAGCCTCCTAATTCCGGTATATACCCCCCATCCACGGGCTGGACTTTGCCATCTGGGCTACCAAATCAAGGTGGAAATCCACCAGGATCAATGGTGCCTCCAATTTCTGTATTGCCACCGGGCTCTATTCCGCCTCTTCGACCACCAATTCAGGGTGGACATCCACCAGGATCACTGAAGCCTCCTAATTCCGGTATATACCCCCCATCCACGGGCTGGACTTTGCCATCTGGGCTACCAAATCAAGGTGAAAATCCACCAGGCTCACAGGTGCCACCTAAGTTGGGATTGCCACCAGGATCTATGCCGCCTCTTGGATCACCGAATCAAATTGGATATCCACCAGGATCACTGAAGCCTCCTAATTCCGGTATGTATCCCCCATCAACGGGCTGGACTTTGCCATCTGGTCTACCAAATCAAGGTGGAAATCCACCAGGATCAATGGTGCCTCCAATTTCTGTATTGCCACCGGGCTCTATTCCGCCTCTTCGACCACCAATTCAAGGTGGACATCCACCAGGATCACAGAAGCCTCCTAATTCCGGTATATACCCATCATCCACGGGCTGGAATTTGCCATCTGGGCTACCAAATCAAGGTGGAAATCAACCAGGATCAATGGTGCCTCCAATTTCTGTATTGCCACCGGGCTCTATTCCGCCTCTTCGACCACCAATTCAAGGTGGACATCCACCAGGATCACAGAAGCCTCCTAATTCCGGTATATACCCCCCATCCACGGGCTGGAATTTGCCATCTGGGCTACCAAATCAAGGTGGAAATCAACCAGGATCAATGGTGCCTCCAATTTCTGTATTGCCACCGGGCTCTATTCCGCCTCTTCGACCACCAATTCAAGGTGGACATCCACCAGGATCACAGAAGCCTCCTAATTCAGGAATATACCCACCATCACCGGGCGGGATTTTGCCCTCTGGGCCACCAAATCAAGGTGGAAATCCACCAGGATCACAGGTGCCTCCTGGTTCTGGATTGCCACCGGGATCTATTCCGGCTCTTGGATCACCGAATCAAATTGTCCGTCCAACAGGATCACAGATGCCTGCTAGTTCCAATCTTCGTCCTCCACAACCTTCTGAGCCACAAAAACCTATCAATGTGCCCAACCAGCCAGATAAAAATCCACCTGGAGGAGGCAACTTTAATGTAAATGACATAAGCATCGACCGGGCCAATTAA
- the LOC6613363 gene encoding basic proline-rich protein isoform X2 — MSKWNYMVFVIFLSVPGNMESSFDGLRFGESYTPYHFPYIPDSYPTPPAPVPPPKQRPPPPPPPPPPPPPPTTTRPPPTTPTSTTTTTPIRSPPPTPPSAPPPPGPAPPGEWYPLPIYGNPPQFGDPPGTHLPSNSQTNSGYLPPPAICNPPYEPLNQIGHPPISQTPPNSGFVPLPAIWNPPYEPPNEDGHPTETQTPPNSGFVPAPSIWNPPYEPPNQDGHPPESQTPSNSGYVPPPAILNPPYGPPNQDGHPPESQTPSNSGFVPLPAICNAPNQIGHPPGSQMPPNSGIYPPSTGWIPPSGPINKGGHPPGSLSPPNSGFPPGSIPPLGSPNQIGYPPGSQKPPNSGIYPPSTDWTLPSGLPNQGGSPPGSMVPPISALPPGSIPPLRPPIQGGHPPGSQNPPNSGIYPPSTGWTLPSGLPNQGGNPPGSMVPPISVLPPGSIPPLRPPIQGGHPPGSQKPPNSGIYPPSTGWTLPSGLPNQGGNPPGSMVPPISILPPGSIPPLRPPIHGGHPPGSQKPPNSGIYPPSTGWTLPSGLPNQGGNPPGSMVPPISVLPPGSIPPLRPPIQGGHPPGSLKPPNSGIYPPSTGWTLPSGLPNQGENPPGSQVPPKLGLPPGSMPPLGSPNQIGYPPGSLKPPNSGMYPPSTGWTLPSGLPNQGGNPPGSMVPPISVLPPGSIPPLRPPIQGGHPPGSQKPPNSGIYPSSTGWNLPSGLPNQGGNQPGSMVPPISVLPPGSIPPLRPPIQGGHPPGSQKPPNSGIYPPSTGWNLPSGLPNQGGNQPGSMVPPISVLPPGSIPPLRPPIQGGHPPGSQKPPNSGIYPPSPGGILPSGPPNQGGNPPGSQVPPGSGLPPGSIPALGSPNQIVRPTGSQMPASSNLRPPQPSEPQKPINVPNQPDKNPPGGGNFNVNDISIDRAN, encoded by the exons ATGTCAAAATGGAATTATATGGTATTTGTGATTTTCCTCTCTGTGCCG GGGAATATGGAAAGCAGTTTCGATGGGCTACGTTTCGGGGAGTCATACACACCATATCATTTTCCCTATATTCCCGATAGCTATCCCACACCTCCGGCTCCTGTCCCTCCACCAAAACAACggccgccaccaccacctccacctccaccaccTCCACCACCTCCAACTACAACACGTCCACCACCTACAACACCCACATCAACTACAACAACTACACCAATTAGGTCACCTCCACCGACTCCACCCTCTGCTCCACCACCGCCTGGTCCAGCACCCCCTGGAGAATGGTATCCGCTCCCCATATATGGGAACCCACCACAATTTGGAGATCCGCCTGGAACGCACTTGCCATCCAATTCGCAGACCAATTCAGGATACCTCCCTCCCCCAGCGATCTGCAATCCGCCCTATGAGCCACTGAATCAAATTGGACATCCACCAATATCACAGACGCCACCCAATTCAGGATTCGTTCCTCTCCCAGCGATCTGGAATCCGCCTTATGAACCACCGAATGAAGATGGACATCCTACTGAAACACAGACGCCTCCTAATTCAGGATTCGTCCCTGCCCCATCGATCTGGAATCCGCCTTATGAACCACCGAATCAAGATGGACATCCACCTGAATCACAGACGCCCTCCAATTCAGGATACGTCCCTCCCCCAGCAATCTTGAATCCGCCATATGGACCACCGAATCAAGATGGACATCCACCTGAATCACAGACACCCTCCAATTCAGGATTCGTCCCTCTCCCAGCGATCTGCAATGCACCGAATCAAATTGGACATCCACCTGGATCACAGATGCCTCCTAATTCAGGAATATACCCGCCATCCACCGGCTGGATTCCGCCATCTGGGCCAATAAATAAAGGTGGACATCCACCAGGATCACTGTCGCCTCCTAATTCTGGATTCCCACCGGGATCTATTCCGCCTCTTGGATCACCGAATCAAATTGGATATCCACCAGGATCACAGAAGCCTCCTAATTCCGGTATATATCCCCCATCAACGGACTGGACTTTGCCATCTGGGCTACCAAATCAAGGTGGAAGTCCACCAGGATCAATGGTGCCTCCAATTTCTGCATTGCCACCGGGCTCTATTCCGCCTCTTCGACCACCAATTCAAGGTGGACATCCACCAGGATCACAGAACCCTCCTAATTCCGGTATATACCCCCCATCCACGGGCTGGACTTTGCCATCTGGGCTACCAAATCAAG GTGGAAATCCACCAGGATCAATGGTGCCTCCAATTTCTGTATTGCCACCGGGCTCTATTCCGCCTCTTCGACCACCAATTCAAGGTGGACATCCACCAGGATCACAGAAGCCTCCTAATTCCGGTATATACCCCCCATCCACGGGCTGGACTTTGCCATCTGGGCTACCAAATCAAGGTGGAAATCCACCAGGATCAATGGTGCCTCCAATTTCTATATTGCCACCGGGCTCTATTCCGCCTCTTCGACCACCAATTCACGGTGGACATCCACCAGGATCACAGAAGCCTCCTAATTCCGGTATATACCCCCCATCCACGGGCTGGACTTTGCCATCTGGGCTACCAAATCAAGGTGGAAATCCACCAGGATCAATGGTGCCTCCAATTTCTGTATTGCCACCGGGCTCTATTCCGCCTCTTCGACCACCAATTCAGGGTGGACATCCACCAGGATCACTGAAGCCTCCTAATTCCGGTATATACCCCCCATCCACGGGCTGGACTTTGCCATCTGGGCTACCAAATCAAGGTGAAAATCCACCAGGCTCACAGGTGCCACCTAAGTTGGGATTGCCACCAGGATCTATGCCGCCTCTTGGATCACCGAATCAAATTGGATATCCACCAGGATCACTGAAGCCTCCTAATTCCGGTATGTATCCCCCATCAACGGGCTGGACTTTGCCATCTGGTCTACCAAATCAAGGTGGAAATCCACCAGGATCAATGGTGCCTCCAATTTCTGTATTGCCACCGGGCTCTATTCCGCCTCTTCGACCACCAATTCAAGGTGGACATCCACCAGGATCACAGAAGCCTCCTAATTCCGGTATATACCCATCATCCACGGGCTGGAATTTGCCATCTGGGCTACCAAATCAAGGTGGAAATCAACCAGGATCAATGGTGCCTCCAATTTCTGTATTGCCACCGGGCTCTATTCCGCCTCTTCGACCACCAATTCAAGGTGGACATCCACCAGGATCACAGAAGCCTCCTAATTCCGGTATATACCCCCCATCCACGGGCTGGAATTTGCCATCTGGGCTACCAAATCAAGGTGGAAATCAACCAGGATCAATGGTGCCTCCAATTTCTGTATTGCCACCGGGCTCTATTCCGCCTCTTCGACCACCAATTCAAGGTGGACATCCACCAGGATCACAGAAGCCTCCTAATTCAGGAATATACCCACCATCACCGGGCGGGATTTTGCCCTCTGGGCCACCAAATCAAGGTGGAAATCCACCAGGATCACAGGTGCCTCCTGGTTCTGGATTGCCACCGGGATCTATTCCGGCTCTTGGATCACCGAATCAAATTGTCCGTCCAACAGGATCACAGATGCCTGCTAGTTCCAATCTTCGTCCTCCACAACCTTCTGAGCCACAAAAACCTATCAATGTGCCCAACCAGCCAGATAAAAATCCACCTGGAGGAGGCAACTTTAATGTAAATGACATAAGCATCGACCGGGCCAATTAA
- the LOC6613363 gene encoding basic proline-rich protein isoform X3: MSKWNYMVFVIFLSVPGNMESSFDGLRFGESYTPYHFPYIPDSYPTPPAPVPPPKQRPPPPPPPPPPPPPPTTTRPPPTTPTSTTTTTPIRSPPPTPPSAPPPPGPAPPGEWYPLPIYGNPPQFGDPPGTHLPSNSQTNSGYLPPPAICNPPYEPLNQIGHPPISQTPPNSGFVPLPAIWNPPYEPPNEDGHPTETQTPPNSGFVPAPSIWNPPYEPPNQDGHPPESQTPSNSGYVPPPAILNPPYGPPNQDGHPPESQTPSNSGFVPLPAICNAPNQIGHPPGSQMPPNSGIYPPSTGWIPPSGPINKGGHPPGSLSPPNSGFPPGSIPPLGSPNQIGYPPGSLKPPNSGIYPPSTGWTLPSGLPNQGENPPGSQVPPKLGLPPGSMPPLGSPNQIGYPPGSLKPPNSGMYPPSTGWTLPSGLPNQGGNPPGSMVPPISVLPPGSIPPLRPPIQGGHPPGSQKPPNSGIYPSSTGWNLPSGLPNQGGNQPGSMVPPISVLPPGSIPPLRPPIQGGHPPGSQKPPNSGIYPPSTGWNLPSGLPNQGGNQPGSMVPPISVLPPGSIPPLRPPIQGGHPPGSQKPPNSGIYPPSPGGILPSGPPNQGGNPPGSQVPPGSGLPPGSIPALGSPNQIVRPTGSQMPASSNLRPPQPSEPQKPINVPNQPDKNPPGGGNFNVNDISIDRAN, encoded by the exons ATGTCAAAATGGAATTATATGGTATTTGTGATTTTCCTCTCTGTGCCG GGGAATATGGAAAGCAGTTTCGATGGGCTACGTTTCGGGGAGTCATACACACCATATCATTTTCCCTATATTCCCGATAGCTATCCCACACCTCCGGCTCCTGTCCCTCCACCAAAACAACggccgccaccaccacctccacctccaccaccTCCACCACCTCCAACTACAACACGTCCACCACCTACAACACCCACATCAACTACAACAACTACACCAATTAGGTCACCTCCACCGACTCCACCCTCTGCTCCACCACCGCCTGGTCCAGCACCCCCTGGAGAATGGTATCCGCTCCCCATATATGGGAACCCACCACAATTTGGAGATCCGCCTGGAACGCACTTGCCATCCAATTCGCAGACCAATTCAGGATACCTCCCTCCCCCAGCGATCTGCAATCCGCCCTATGAGCCACTGAATCAAATTGGACATCCACCAATATCACAGACGCCACCCAATTCAGGATTCGTTCCTCTCCCAGCGATCTGGAATCCGCCTTATGAACCACCGAATGAAGATGGACATCCTACTGAAACACAGACGCCTCCTAATTCAGGATTCGTCCCTGCCCCATCGATCTGGAATCCGCCTTATGAACCACCGAATCAAGATGGACATCCACCTGAATCACAGACGCCCTCCAATTCAGGATACGTCCCTCCCCCAGCAATCTTGAATCCGCCATATGGACCACCGAATCAAGATGGACATCCACCTGAATCACAGACACCCTCCAATTCAGGATTCGTCCCTCTCCCAGCGATCTGCAATGCACCGAATCAAATTGGACATCCACCTGGATCACAGATGCCTCCTAATTCAGGAATATACCCGCCATCCACCGGCTGGATTCCGCCATCTGGGCCAATAAATAAAGGTGGACATCCACCAGGATCACTGTCGCCTCCTAATTCTGGATTCCCACCGGGATCTATTCCGCCTCTTGGATCACCGAATCAAATTGGAT ATCCACCAGGATCACTGAAGCCTCCTAATTCCGGTATATACCCCCCATCCACGGGCTGGACTTTGCCATCTGGGCTACCAAATCAAGGTGAAAATCCACCAGGCTCACAGGTGCCACCTAAGTTGGGATTGCCACCAGGATCTATGCCGCCTCTTGGATCACCGAATCAAATTGGATATCCACCAGGATCACTGAAGCCTCCTAATTCCGGTATGTATCCCCCATCAACGGGCTGGACTTTGCCATCTGGTCTACCAAATCAAGGTGGAAATCCACCAGGATCAATGGTGCCTCCAATTTCTGTATTGCCACCGGGCTCTATTCCGCCTCTTCGACCACCAATTCAAGGTGGACATCCACCAGGATCACAGAAGCCTCCTAATTCCGGTATATACCCATCATCCACGGGCTGGAATTTGCCATCTGGGCTACCAAATCAAGGTGGAAATCAACCAGGATCAATGGTGCCTCCAATTTCTGTATTGCCACCGGGCTCTATTCCGCCTCTTCGACCACCAATTCAAGGTGGACATCCACCAGGATCACAGAAGCCTCCTAATTCCGGTATATACCCCCCATCCACGGGCTGGAATTTGCCATCTGGGCTACCAAATCAAGGTGGAAATCAACCAGGATCAATGGTGCCTCCAATTTCTGTATTGCCACCGGGCTCTATTCCGCCTCTTCGACCACCAATTCAAGGTGGACATCCACCAGGATCACAGAAGCCTCCTAATTCAGGAATATACCCACCATCACCGGGCGGGATTTTGCCCTCTGGGCCACCAAATCAAGGTGGAAATCCACCAGGATCACAGGTGCCTCCTGGTTCTGGATTGCCACCGGGATCTATTCCGGCTCTTGGATCACCGAATCAAATTGTCCGTCCAACAGGATCACAGATGCCTGCTAGTTCCAATCTTCGTCCTCCACAACCTTCTGAGCCACAAAAACCTATCAATGTGCCCAACCAGCCAGATAAAAATCCACCTGGAGGAGGCAACTTTAATGTAAATGACATAAGCATCGACCGGGCCAATTAA
- the LOC116803582 gene encoding exocyst complex component 5 has protein sequence MCKWQHIFVLISLLPRRHGLERRESLLGKHLPSVPFDKVDKLLSEIETTHRALRINRQLCNNSSIQVNGLANGSSLLESTEKQILLLTRLFNTSCPNEYHREIPRVRSEYKSFHFPFVPEYDTTTTTTPTTTTTTTTPTTTTTTTTTTTTTTTTPTTTTTTTTTTTTPTTTTIPTTTSPKTNPFVDPTSTPGPTGSDEEYVIQNINFIRNYV, from the exons ATGTGCAAATGGCAGCATATCTTTGTATTGATTTCCTTACTGCCACGTAGACATGGACTTGAGAGGCGGGAATCCTTG CTCGGTAAGCATTTACCTTCAGTGCCTTTTGATAAGGTCGATAAGCTATTATCGGAAATAGAAACAACTCATAGAGCTCTCCGCATAAATCGGCAGTTATGTAACAACAG CTCAATTCAAGTAAATGGTCTGGCCAACGGTTCCTCTTTACTGGAAAGCACAGAAAAGCAGATACTGCTTTTGACACGACTTTTTAACACCAGCTGCCCAAATGAATATCATCGGGAAATCCCGAGAGTACGCTCGGAGTATAAAtcattccattttccatttgtaCCAGAATATGA TACTACCACCACTACTACTCCTACTACTACTACCACCACTACTACTCCTACTACTACCaccactactactactactactactaccacCACTACTACTCCTACTACTACCaccactactactactactactaccactcctactactactactattCCTACAACTACTTCTCCTAAAACTAATCCGTTTGTGGATCCTACTTCCACACCAGGCCCAACTGGCTCAGACGAGGAATATGTGATACAAAACATAAACTTTATTAGAAATTATGTATAA